The segment GGAAATTGTCCACGCGGGACAGAACGCCTGTTACAAGAAACTGATCATCGAGCAGAAGTAACGGCATCCCGGCACGTGTTGTTGCGGTGAATCTAATCATAAGGTTGTCGCCTCCATGGGCAATCCCAAAATCACGCTGAATCTTGAATGGCTCAGCGCCTGCGCAGGCTGCGAAGTCGGAATCGTTGACTTGCATGAGAAAATCCTGGATGTGCTGGGGCTGGCGGAGATCCAACGCTGCCCGGTGCTGACCGACATTAAGGACTATCCCCCTGCCGATATCGGGATTATCAGCGGCGCGATCCGCACCGAGCATGATCGCCACGCCGCCGAAGAGATGCGCAAGAGCTGCGGCAAGATTATTGCGTTCGGCACCTGCGCGGTGTATGGCGGAATCCCCGGCGCGGGCATGGTCCACTCCCGCGAGGATATCCTCGATCACGTCTTCATTCACAACAAGACCACCGAAACGCATACCGTACCGCTCGCCCGGATCGCACCGTTGGAACATCAGATCACTCCCCTGGACGAGGTGATCGACGTGGACCTGTATCTTCCCGGCTGCCCGCCGCACGCGGCGTTTATTCTGGACGCCCTGCTGGCGCTGGTGGAAGGCCGCGCGCCCAAGGCCAATCAGGAGGCCATCTGCGGGCGCTGCAAGCGTGAGATGAAACAGACGGACGTGAGCACCATCAAGGGGCACCACGAAGGGCTGCCGGAAGATGGCGTCTGTTTTCTCAGCCAGGGTTACGTCTGTCTGGGCTCGGTGACGCTTGACCGCTGCCTTGCCCCCTGCCCCACCAACGGCGTGGAGTGCACGGGCTGTGCGGGGCCCACGATGCAGATCCTTACCGAACCCAATATGGATATCCGTACACATGTGGCGGACCGTATGTCCCACGTGACGGCGATTCCCCGCGCGGACATCATCCGCCGCATCGAACGTGAGTCTAAGAATTTCTACTCCTACGCCATGGCGTCCAAAATGATCGGGCTGAAACCGACGTTCCTGATCCGAAAGTGGATCGCCGAAGTCGAGGAGGAACATGAGTGAAACGCACCATTGCAATTGATCCGGTGACCCGGATTGAAGGCCATGCAAAAGTCTTTCTGGACATCGCCGACGACGGATCGCTGGAGTCGGCGGGGTTGGTGGTCAATGAACTGCGCGGCTTCGAGAGGATTCTGGTGGGGATGTCCGCCGACCAGATGCCGCTGCTCACGGCGCGGATTTGCGGCGTTTGTCCATCGGCCCACCATCTGGCCGCCTGCAAAGCGCTCGACCATGCGGCCGGAGTCACTCCGCCGCCTGCCGCCGTGCTGCTGCGCGAACTGCTCTACATGGGCCACATTATCCATTCGCATACCCTCTCGCTGTTTGTTCTGCAGGGTCCGGATCTGGTCCTTGGCCTCGATGCGGATCCGGCGGTGCGCAATATTGTAGGGGTCGTGCAGGCGGCACCCGAAGCTGCAAAGAAAGCGCTGCGGCTGCGCAGCCTGGGGCAGAAGATCAATGAAATGGTGGGCGGGCGAGGTGTGCATCCGGTTACGGGGGTTGCCGGCGGAATCACCTTCGTCCTGGACAAAGAGAAGCACAAGGTCCTTGAAGAGTGGACCGGCGAGAGCCTCGGGCTTGTCACTGAATTGGCCGGCCTCGCCAAGGGCCTGTTCATGCGACTCCTCGAGAAGACTCCTCAGTTGCTCACCCAATGGGATTTGCCCACGTGGTACATGGGCACGGTGAAGGACGGTGCCCATGCCTTCTACGACGGCACACTCCGGGTGATGGACAGCGAAGGCAAAATTCAAACAGAGTTTGAAGCCGCTGAATACGACCGGCACCTCGCCGAAGCCGCGTTGGACTGGTCCTATATGAAACCGGTTTATCTGCGCCGGGGAACTGAACGTGTGGCATACAGGGTGAACACGCTGGGCCGCATCAACTGCGCCGACCGCATGGCCACTCCGCTGGCCGACCAGGAACTGCAGAACTTCTGTCAGCAGTTCGGCAGACCGTGCCACAACACCCTGATGCACATTTATGCCCGCGTCATTGAGCTGGTATCTGCGTGTGAACGGGCGAAGATGATCGTGGACGACAGGGCGATCTGGGGCGAAACGCGCGTGCCCATTCGCTTCAAGGGAGGACGGGGTGTAGGTCACATTGAAGCTGCCCGCGGTTCGCTGTTCCATGACTATGAGATCGATGAGCAGGGGATCGTGCGGCGGGCAAACCTTATTGTGGCC is part of the bacterium genome and harbors:
- a CDS encoding Ni/Fe hydrogenase subunit alpha; this translates as MKRTIAIDPVTRIEGHAKVFLDIADDGSLESAGLVVNELRGFERILVGMSADQMPLLTARICGVCPSAHHLAACKALDHAAGVTPPPAAVLLRELLYMGHIIHSHTLSLFVLQGPDLVLGLDADPAVRNIVGVVQAAPEAAKKALRLRSLGQKINEMVGGRGVHPVTGVAGGITFVLDKEKHKVLEEWTGESLGLVTELAGLAKGLFMRLLEKTPQLLTQWDLPTWYMGTVKDGAHAFYDGTLRVMDSEGKIQTEFEAAEYDRHLAEAALDWSYMKPVYLRRGTERVAYRVNTLGRINCADRMATPLADQELQNFCQQFGRPCHNTLMHIYARVIELVSACERAKMIVDDRAIWGETRVPIRFKGGRGVGHIEAARGSLFHDYEIDEQGIVRRANLIVATQQNYHAINRSIAQAAESHVLHRNGDALLNAVEFAIRCYDPCLSCATHAVGHMPLDIEIRRNGDIVRNIRR
- a CDS encoding methyl viologen-reducing hydrogenase produces the protein MGNPKITLNLEWLSACAGCEVGIVDLHEKILDVLGLAEIQRCPVLTDIKDYPPADIGIISGAIRTEHDRHAAEEMRKSCGKIIAFGTCAVYGGIPGAGMVHSREDILDHVFIHNKTTETHTVPLARIAPLEHQITPLDEVIDVDLYLPGCPPHAAFILDALLALVEGRAPKANQEAICGRCKREMKQTDVSTIKGHHEGLPEDGVCFLSQGYVCLGSVTLDRCLAPCPTNGVECTGCAGPTMQILTEPNMDIRTHVADRMSHVTAIPRADIIRRIERESKNFYSYAMASKMIGLKPTFLIRKWIAEVEEEHE